DNA from Aliarcobacter skirrowii CCUG 10374:
TTATATCATCATCTTCAAGTGTTTTATCATCACTTTGAAGAGTAAATCTTATTGTTAAACTCTCAAACTCTCCTAGCTTCTCATCACTATAAATATCTATTAAATTAAACTGTTTAATTAGTGGATTATTCAAAGATTTAATAACATCTTTTATTAATTTAAATTCCATATTTTTTGGTGCAATTATGCTTAAATCTTTTCTTGAAGTTTGAAATTTTGAGTATGAAGATACTTTTATTATTTCATTTTTTATTGCATCAAAATCAATTTGTGCAAAAAAAGTATCACTTAAATCATAATCAGTTGCAACACTTGGATGAAGTTTTGATATAAATCCAACAACTTTTTCATCAATTACAATATTTGCACTTTGATATGGATGAATAAATTTATTATCAATATTTGTCATAGTTTCAAGCTCAAACTCACCAACACTATTTAAAACTTTTTTAGCAAATGAAAAGAAGTCAATGTTTTTTGGTTTACCAGCATTTAAAACAGACTCTTGTTCAGCTGCTCCACTAAATATAAATGCAACTTTTTTACTCTCAACTCTATTCTCATCAAAAATAGTTCCAATTTCAAAAAAACTTGCACTTCTAGCACCAGTTTTAAAATTATTTGAACAAGCTTCTACTAAATTTAAAAGAAGAGTTGTTCTATAAGTATTTAACTCTTTTACAATTGGATTTATGAGTTCTAGCTCATCTTTTACAGTTTTAAAACCATATTTTAACAAGCTCTCTTTAGATGTAAATACATAAGTTAAAGTCTCAAAAAAACCATTTTCAATAGCTTTGTATCTAATTTTATTTTTCTTTAAAATATCTTTTGAAGTCTTATTTACTCTGTTAACTTCATCAATTGCTAAAGGTTTTGATTTAATATTATCAATACCAATCATTCTAATAACCTCTTCAGCAATATCTGCAATATTTTTAATATCGTGTCTATATAAAGGAACTTTTACTAAAACAAGATTGTCTACAGAGTCCTTAATCTCAAATCCTAAAGATGATAAAACTCTCTCAATCTCTAATTTATCTATATCTTGCCCAATTATAGAGTTTATTTTTTTTATATTAGTACTAATTGTTGTTTTCTCGAAATCATCTAAAAACTCTTTAGAACCAGCATAAATTGTAACTCCAAATTTAGCTAAATAGTCGCAATAATAATCCATTGCTAACTCAATATCTGGATTACTTCCTCTTGAAGTTTTATAAAAAACATCGCCTGTTTTTATCTTTTTGTCAAATACAAGTTTAGAGATATAATCAGGATTTTGATAAGATGCTTCAATTAAAAAATCTCCACTGCAATCTTTTATATCTTTGTGTTCAACACCAATTGTACTAAGCTCAATCTCATTAGCATATAAACTATCAAAACCATTTTTATTTTTTTTGATTTCAAATGAGTACAAATCATTTTTAACTTTTGCATCTTTACTATTATATACATTTAAAATTGCACCAATAGAGTGACTTGCATACTCTAATGAATTTTTCATCTCAAAGTTTTCTTTATACTTTGATATTGTTGCAACTCTTAAATTTGATAGTAGATCTAACTTAAGAGTTTTTATCTCAATACCTTTATAAATAAGATTAGAGTCTATTTTAGAAACATCTATAGAGAATTTTTGACCTATACTTAAACCTTCAAAATTTGATTGTTTTTCAAAAATATTTAGTGGAATATTATAATATGCACTAAGTTCTCTTGCAACTCCAAGAATACTTAGACAATCACCTCTGTTTGGAGTAAGACCAATCTCAATTACATCATCATTTATAAGTGGATAATCTTTTAACTCTTTTCCTAAAACTAACTCTCCAATTGAGTTATCTAAAACCATTATTCCATCATTTAATTTTGGAAGACCAAGTTCTGTTGAAGAGCATATCATTCCATTTGATTCAACACCTCTTAGTTTTGCTGCTTTTATTTTAAAATCATCACCAAGAACTGCACCAACTGTTGCAACAGCAACAAATTGATTCTCATCTACATTTGAAGCTCCACAAACTATTTGCTCAACTTTTGAACCTATATCAACTTGACAAATATTTAATTTATCTGCATCAGGATGTTTCTCTTTTTTTATAACTTTTCCAACAACAACTTTAGAAGCAACACTTCTTTTTTCAACGCTATCAACCTCTAAACCAATACTATTTAAAGTTTTACATATCTCATCAGTGCTAATTTTTGAGATATTAACAAACTCTTCTAACCATTTTTTTGTAACTATCATTTAAATTGTCCTAATAATCTTGTATCGCTTTCAAATAGTGATCTTAAATCTCCAATATTATGAATTAGCATAGCAAATCTCTCAATTCCTAAACCAAATGCATATCCTGATTTATCTTTATAGTTAACAGCATCAAAAACATTTTGATCTACAACTCCACAACCTAAAACTTCAAGCCAACCAGTTTGTGAACATACACGGCAACCACTACCTTTACAAAATACGCAAGATATATCAACTTCAGCACTAGGCTCTGTAAATGGGAAATATGATGGTCTAAATCTAACTTCAACCTCTCCAAACATATGTTGTAAAAATTCAACCATAACATGTTTTAAATTTGCAAATGAAATTTTATCAGCATCATCTACAACCAATCCCTCTATTTGATGAAACATTGGAGTGTGAGTTATATCAAAATCTCTTCTAAAAACAGTTCCTGGAGCTATCATTCTAATTGGAGATTTTTGACTTAACATTGTTCTTATTTGAACAGGTGAAGTGTGAGTTCTTAATAGTGTATAATCTTTATTATAAAATGTATCAGCCATATCTCTTGCTGGATGATATTCAGGGAGATTTAAAGCTTGGAAGTTATGAAAATCATCTTCAACCAAAGGACCCTCTTCAACAGCAAAATTTAGATTTAAAAAGTAGTTTATAATTCTATTCATAGTTTCAGAAACAGGATGAACAGAGCCTGAACTAATAGTGTTGTTAAATTTTGTTACATCTATTTTTTCAAGTTCCAATTTTTTATTTAAAAGTTCAAACTCTAATAACTCTTTTTTGCTATCTAAAGCATTTGTTACTTGCTCTTTTTGAAGATTTAGGTTTTGGGCAAAACTTTTTTTCTCTTCATTTGGAATATCCTTCATCTTTGCAAATTCCAAAGTAAGAACACCTTTTTTACCTAAAAGCTCAACTCTAACAGATTCTAACTCTTCAATACTCTTTGAAGACTCAATTTTTTTTATCCAAAGTTCCAATTTTTTTCCTATTCAAATAATCTATAATTTTCTTATAAGCTTGCGATTGTATCTAAAAATTTATTAGAGTTTGGTTATAATCTTAAGGTCTATTTTAAGGAGAGTATATGTGTATTTTTTGCAAAATTGTTAATAAAGAGATACCAAGTAGTGTTGTTTTAGAAGATGATAACTTTTTAGCTTTTCATGATATAAACCCTACTAGAAAAATTCATGTTTTAGTTATTCCCAAAGCTCACTATGAATCATTTGAAGATGTGCCACCAGAAATTATGTGTGATTTAACTATTTTTATAAAAAAAGTTACAAAGAGTTTAAATATTTCAAAAAGTGGTTATAGAATGATTACAAATATTGGGATTGATGGTGGTCAAGAGGTTCCTCACTTACATTTTCACATAATTGGCGGTGAAAAAGTTGGAAGATTAGTTAGAGATAAAAACGATTTATAAATTTATATAAGGAAAAAAGATGAAAAGAGTTTTAAAAGTAGCAGCTATTAGCTCAACTTTACTGTTAAGTGTTGCAAATGCAGATTTTTTAAGAGCTGAAGTTGGAGCTGGTGCTTGGTTTTCAAAATCAAGTGGTAATATAAAAGCAGATAGTTCAGGTTTGTCTGGAATTGACTCATCAAAAGAGAAAACAAAAACAAATATGTATGCGTGGGCTTTGTTTAAGCACTTTGTACCAGTAGTTCCAAACTTAAAAGTAGAGTATTCAAAAGTTGAGAGTATTGGTTTAGCAACTGGAAGTTTTAGTGGATATACAACTTCAGGAGAGTCTTCAAATTTAATGATGAAACAGTTAGATGTTATTCCATACTATAATCTTTTGGATAACACTTTTTGGATTACTTTAGATGTTGGAGTTGATATAAAAATTATTGATGCAGAGTATAGTGTTAATGGTAAACCAGCTAGTAAAATTTCAAAAACTATTCCACTTCCAATGGGATATGCAAGAGCTAGAGTTGAGGTTCCATTCAGTGGTATTGGAATTGAAGCAGATGCTAAATATATAAAATATAGTGATAATTTAGCTTATGATGTAAAAGCTAAAATAGATTATACATTTGATATAACGCCTTTAATTAAACCAGCTATTGAGATAGGGTATAGAGTACAAAAAGTTGAAGTAGATAGACTTTCAGATTTAAAAACAGATTTAGATTTTAAAGGTATTTATGCAGGATTAATGCTTAGATTTTAAGCATAAAAAAGAGTAGATATAAAATCTACTCTTCAAATGAACCAAGATTCATAATTTTTTGATATTTTCTCTCTTGTCTCTCTTTTGGTGATAGCTTTTTAAGCTCTTCAACTGAACTTAAAAAATACTCTTTTAAAGCCATAATAGCCTCATCTTTTTTTCTATGAGCACCAATTAAAGGCTCATTTACAACATCATCTATTAAATTTTGTTGTTTTAAATTATCTGAAGTAATTCTTAAAGCCTGAGCTGCTGTTTCAACTTTTGATGGATCATTCCATAATATTGCACTACACCCTTCAGGTGAGATAACTGCATAAACAGAGTATCTCATCATAGCTAATTTATCAGCAACAGAAATAGCTAATGCTCCACCACTACCACCTTCTCCAATTACAACTGAAACAGTTGGAGTAGTTAAATTTGCAAATTCAAAAAGATTTTTAGCAATTGCTTCACTTTGATTTCTCTCTTCAGCTCCAAGACCTGGATATGCACCTGGAGTGTCAACTAGCATCAAAATTGGAACTTGAAACTTCTCTGCCATTAAAGCAGCTCTTAGAGCTTTTCTATATCCCTCAGGACTAGGCATACCAAAGTTTCTTTTTAACTTTTCTTTAGTTCCTCTACCTTTTTGTTCACCGATAATTAAAACTTTTTGATTATCAATAAATCCAAAATAGCAAACAATTGCATGATCATCAACATAGTGTCTATCTCCATGAACTTCATAAGCATCTGTTAAAAGTCCATTTATATAATCAAGAGCATATGGTCTATCAGGATGCCTTGCAAGTTGAAGTTTTTGGTAGTCATTTAAATTTTTAAAAGTCTTTTCAACCTCTTTTTCAAGTTTTTTTTCTAAAATCTCAATAGCAGGTTCATCAGCTTTTGTTCTAGCGATTACTATCTCCTCTTCGATTTTTCTAATTTTTTCTTCAAATTCCAGATATGTTGCCAATATTTTTTCCTTAAAAAAGTGTCTACTTTTAAATTTTTATTTTACTTTGTAAACTTTTTAAAAATTACAGAAGCATTTGTTCCACCAAAACCAAAGTTATTTGACATAACAGTAGTTAACTCAACTTTTCTAGCTACATTTGGTACAACATCTAAATCACATTCAGGATCTTGGTTTTCAACATTTATAGTTGGAGGAATAATCCCTTCATTTAATGCTTTTATTGTCATAATTGCTTCAATCGCTCCAGCTGCACCTAAGCAGTGACCAATTTGTCCTTTAATTGAAGATACAAGTGGACTTTTCTCTTTTCCACCAAATAGCTCTTTTATTGCTGCTGTTTCATTTTTATCCCCAACAGGAGTTGAAGTTCCATGAGTATTAATATAGTCTATTTTTGGATATTCTCCGCTGTTTGCTTTTACCATCTCAAATGCAGCTTGCATAGCTCTTAAAGGACCATCAATAACAGGTGAAGTTATATGATTTGCATCACCACTCTCTCCAAATCCAATAATTTCACAATATATTTTTGCACCTCTTTGTAGTGCACTATCAAGTGATTCAATAACTAATGCACCAGCACCTTCTCCCATAACAAAACCATCTCTACCAGTATCAAACGGTCTTGAAGATTTTTTAGGTTCATCATTTCTTGTAGATAGTGCTTTCATAGCAGCAAATCCACCAACTCCAGCTCCACAAACTGCACTTTCAGCTCCAACAACTAATATTCTATCAGCACCATTTAATGCAATTGTTTTATAAGCATCACAAATTGCATGAGTTGATGCAGCACAAGCTGTAACATGTCCTAAAGATGGACCTTTTAAGTTATGTTCAATAGATATAAATCCACTTAACATATTAGCTAATGAAGATGGTATAAAAAATGGAGATATTTTTCTTGAACCTCTTGTGTCACAAATTGTAGAATTTTTTTGAATTGTACTTAAACCACCAATTCCAGAACCTGAAATTATTCCAAATCTATTTGCTATAGATTCATCTACTTTTTTGTTTTCACTAGTAACAAAACCACTATCAATCATAGCTTCAAGAGCAGCTTTAATACCTAGTTGAATAAATCTATCAGCTTTTTTTACCTCTTTTTTATCCATTACAGTTTCAGGATCAAAGTTTTTAACCTCTCCTGCAATTTGTACTGTAAAATCACTTGCATCAAATAGTGTTATTGTGTCAATACCACAAACACCATTTTTTATAGCTTCAAAAGACTCATTTACACTGTGTCCTGTAGAATTTATAGTACCAAGTCCTGTAATTACAACTCTCTTCATAAAATATGCTCCATTTTTTGATTTTAAATTATTCAATCTTTTAAGTTTAAAAAACTCAATAATAAAAAAATGAAAGATTTCTCTTTCATCTTCCTAACAACGCAAAAATTATGCGTTGTTTTCGATGTATGCTATTGCATCACCAACAGTTAAAATTTTCTCAGCTTCTTCATCTGGAATTTCGATATCGAATTTCTCTTCAAGAGCCATTACAAGTTCTACTACATCTAGTGAATCTGCTCCTAAATCTTCAATGAATTTTGAATCCTCTTTAACCTCTGCTGGATCGCAATCTAATTGCTCAACAACAACTGCTTTTACATCATCAATTAATGCCATTTTTTATTCCTTTTTTAAAATTGTCCCAAAATTATACCAAAAAAGTTTAAAAAAACTTTTAAAACAGAAAAATAAGTTCAAATAAAATATTTTAAACGTATAAACCACCATTTACTTTTAATATTTCACCTGTGATATATGATGAGTGATCACTTAGTAAAAATGCTACCGCATCTGCAATTTCACTTGGATTTCCAAATCTTGAAAGAGGAATATTTTTTTCATACTCTGCTTTTACTTCAGCTTTTAATAAATCTGTCATATCTGTTTGAATAAATCCAGGAGTTATTGCATTGTATCTTATATTTCTACTAGCTGCCTCTTTTGCAAATGATTTAGTCATTGCATTTAATCCACCTTTTGAAGCTGAATAGTTTGTTTGACCAGCATTTCCCATCTCTCCTACAATTGAAGATATATTCACAACAGCACCAAATCTTTTTTTACCCATAACTTTTAAAGACTCTCTACACCCTATAAAAGCTGAAGTAAGATTTGCATCAATTACAGATGTAAAATCTTCAACACTCATTCTAAGAGCTAATTTATCTTTTGTAATTCCAGCATTATTTACTAAGTATGCTAGTTCACCATCGCTATCAATAATAGTTTTTATAGCATTTACAAACTCATCTTCAATACTAACATCAGCTTTTATAATTGCTGCTGTTCCACCAGCTTTTTCAATAGCCTCTTTTACAGCTTCAGCTTCTTCAATTTTACTTCTATAATTTATCCAAACTTTTAAACCATAGCTTGCTAAATTCTTTGCAATTTGGGCACCTATACCTTTGCTTGCACCTGTTATTAAAACATTTTTTCCACTAAATTTCATATTTTTATCCTTTTAATTTTTTACATAATCGATTATTATAACAATATTTAGTTTATATTAAACTCCTCTTTTATTATCCCACAATCTAATATGTAATCTATCTGAATATTTAAATCCATATTTAATTGCAAGATTTACAACATTTTTTGAATTTTTATCAATGGCTTTAGAACTATCACCAAGTGGCATTAAATATACTTCACACTTTGGAATATCTTTTAAAATATCCTCTATCTCATCTATTGCTTTTTCTAAAAAATCATCTCCAATAACAAATTTCAAATAAGACTCTTTTGTATTTGTTAAAATTTTTGTTAATGTAGATTTATTAACTCTTTTCTTTAAAGGTTCTAAAGAGTTGCTTAGTTTTACACTCATTGAAAATATAATTTTTTTTTGATAATCCTCTTTGAAATCTATATTTAAAGATCCATTTGTCTCAATTGTAACTCTTTGATTTTTATTAATATAATGTTTTATCAGATTTTGAAACTCTTGATTATTCCAATATAAAAGTGGCTCACCGCCTGTAATTACTACATCAACACTATTTTTATAACTATAATTTTCAAGAAGTTTATTAGTAACATTTACTATATCAAGATGATTTTCATAACTTTTCCAACTATCTTTAAACTCCATATCAACAGCATAGTATGAGTCACAAGCACACTTTTTAACTCCACTTGGAGTTTCATATAAAACATTAAATCCAACACATTTAAAATTACATTTTCCAAATCTA
Protein-coding regions in this window:
- the pheT gene encoding phenylalanine--tRNA ligase subunit beta yields the protein MIVTKKWLEEFVNISKISTDEICKTLNSIGLEVDSVEKRSVASKVVVGKVIKKEKHPDADKLNICQVDIGSKVEQIVCGASNVDENQFVAVATVGAVLGDDFKIKAAKLRGVESNGMICSSTELGLPKLNDGIMVLDNSIGELVLGKELKDYPLINDDVIEIGLTPNRGDCLSILGVARELSAYYNIPLNIFEKQSNFEGLSIGQKFSIDVSKIDSNLIYKGIEIKTLKLDLLSNLRVATISKYKENFEMKNSLEYASHSIGAILNVYNSKDAKVKNDLYSFEIKKNKNGFDSLYANEIELSTIGVEHKDIKDCSGDFLIEASYQNPDYISKLVFDKKIKTGDVFYKTSRGSNPDIELAMDYYCDYLAKFGVTIYAGSKEFLDDFEKTTISTNIKKINSIIGQDIDKLEIERVLSSLGFEIKDSVDNLVLVKVPLYRHDIKNIADIAEEVIRMIGIDNIKSKPLAIDEVNRVNKTSKDILKKNKIRYKAIENGFFETLTYVFTSKESLLKYGFKTVKDELELINPIVKELNTYRTTLLLNLVEACSNNFKTGARSASFFEIGTIFDENRVESKKVAFIFSGAAEQESVLNAGKPKNIDFFSFAKKVLNSVGEFELETMTNIDNKFIHPYQSANIVIDEKVVGFISKLHPSVATDYDLSDTFFAQIDFDAIKNEIIKVSSYSKFQTSRKDLSIIAPKNMEFKLIKDVIKSLNNPLIKQFNLIDIYSDEKLGEFESLTIRFTLQSDDKTLEDDDINGVMNSILDILKEKLNITLR
- the pheS gene encoding phenylalanine--tRNA ligase subunit alpha, with the protein product MELWIKKIESSKSIEELESVRVELLGKKGVLTLEFAKMKDIPNEEKKSFAQNLNLQKEQVTNALDSKKELLEFELLNKKLELEKIDVTKFNNTISSGSVHPVSETMNRIINYFLNLNFAVEEGPLVEDDFHNFQALNLPEYHPARDMADTFYNKDYTLLRTHTSPVQIRTMLSQKSPIRMIAPGTVFRRDFDITHTPMFHQIEGLVVDDADKISFANLKHVMVEFLQHMFGEVEVRFRPSYFPFTEPSAEVDISCVFCKGSGCRVCSQTGWLEVLGCGVVDQNVFDAVNYKDKSGYAFGLGIERFAMLIHNIGDLRSLFESDTRLLGQFK
- a CDS encoding histidine triad nucleotide-binding protein, with amino-acid sequence MCIFCKIVNKEIPSSVVLEDDNFLAFHDINPTRKIHVLVIPKAHYESFEDVPPEIMCDLTIFIKKVTKSLNISKSGYRMITNIGIDGGQEVPHLHFHIIGGEKVGRLVRDKNDL
- a CDS encoding TIGR04219 family outer membrane beta-barrel protein, with product MKRVLKVAAISSTLLLSVANADFLRAEVGAGAWFSKSSGNIKADSSGLSGIDSSKEKTKTNMYAWALFKHFVPVVPNLKVEYSKVESIGLATGSFSGYTTSGESSNLMMKQLDVIPYYNLLDNTFWITLDVGVDIKIIDAEYSVNGKPASKISKTIPLPMGYARARVEVPFSGIGIEADAKYIKYSDNLAYDVKAKIDYTFDITPLIKPAIEIGYRVQKVEVDRLSDLKTDLDFKGIYAGLMLRF
- the accA gene encoding acetyl-CoA carboxylase carboxyl transferase subunit alpha, which encodes MATYLEFEEKIRKIEEEIVIARTKADEPAIEILEKKLEKEVEKTFKNLNDYQKLQLARHPDRPYALDYINGLLTDAYEVHGDRHYVDDHAIVCYFGFIDNQKVLIIGEQKGRGTKEKLKRNFGMPSPEGYRKALRAALMAEKFQVPILMLVDTPGAYPGLGAEERNQSEAIAKNLFEFANLTTPTVSVVIGEGGSGGALAISVADKLAMMRYSVYAVISPEGCSAILWNDPSKVETAAQALRITSDNLKQQNLIDDVVNEPLIGAHRKKDEAIMALKEYFLSSVEELKKLSPKERQERKYQKIMNLGSFEE
- a CDS encoding beta-ketoacyl-ACP synthase II translates to MKRVVITGLGTINSTGHSVNESFEAIKNGVCGIDTITLFDASDFTVQIAGEVKNFDPETVMDKKEVKKADRFIQLGIKAALEAMIDSGFVTSENKKVDESIANRFGIISGSGIGGLSTIQKNSTICDTRGSRKISPFFIPSSLANMLSGFISIEHNLKGPSLGHVTACAASTHAICDAYKTIALNGADRILVVGAESAVCGAGVGGFAAMKALSTRNDEPKKSSRPFDTGRDGFVMGEGAGALVIESLDSALQRGAKIYCEIIGFGESGDANHITSPVIDGPLRAMQAAFEMVKANSGEYPKIDYINTHGTSTPVGDKNETAAIKELFGGKEKSPLVSSIKGQIGHCLGAAGAIEAIMTIKALNEGIIPPTINVENQDPECDLDVVPNVARKVELTTVMSNNFGFGGTNASVIFKKFTK
- the acpP gene encoding acyl carrier protein produces the protein MALIDDVKAVVVEQLDCDPAEVKEDSKFIEDLGADSLDVVELVMALEEKFDIEIPDEEAEKILTVGDAIAYIENNA
- the fabG gene encoding 3-oxoacyl-ACP reductase FabG; translated protein: MKFSGKNVLITGASKGIGAQIAKNLASYGLKVWINYRSKIEEAEAVKEAIEKAGGTAAIIKADVSIEDEFVNAIKTIIDSDGELAYLVNNAGITKDKLALRMSVEDFTSVIDANLTSAFIGCRESLKVMGKKRFGAVVNISSIVGEMGNAGQTNYSASKGGLNAMTKSFAKEAASRNIRYNAITPGFIQTDMTDLLKAEVKAEYEKNIPLSRFGNPSEIADAVAFLLSDHSSYITGEILKVNGGLYV
- a CDS encoding 7-carboxy-7-deazaguanine synthase QueE gives rise to the protein MLEVNEIFGPTIQGEGKLIGSPSIFIRFGKCNFKCVGFNVLYETPSGVKKCACDSYYAVDMEFKDSWKSYENHLDIVNVTNKLLENYSYKNSVDVVITGGEPLLYWNNQEFQNLIKHYINKNQRVTIETNGSLNIDFKEDYQKKIIFSMSVKLSNSLEPLKKRVNKSTLTKILTNTKESYLKFVIGDDFLEKAIDEIEDILKDIPKCEVYLMPLGDSSKAIDKNSKNVVNLAIKYGFKYSDRLHIRLWDNKRGV